The stretch of DNA ACTTCAAAGTGCACATGCTTTCTGCCATCTCACCAAATTCATCACAAAACTCTGAAGCCAATGGATGTGAACAGTGAGCCAGACAACAGGCTGCAGCCAAAGCAATTCAGGTATGAGCACAATGAAATGCGAAGATGAGACTACAGAATTTTAGTTTTAGCCTAAACCACTAACCTGGTTCAGTGCACCCTCACTGTCTAGAAACCCCTTGGCTTATTAAAAAAGCCACTTCACTTGAacttgtttttccattttactaCAGGCAAATATTACTGTTAATACTGGTGCTAACTCGCTCCTTCTGGAGCAAGTTGCCTTTCATAGGAACCAGACAGCCACCCCTGAAACTTTATCCATCTTTCCTGGCAAAGCCAATTCCACTCCTGAAAAGCCTCTTGACTGATTTCATAGTCTTCTAAGAAATCCTTAAGCCTGTTCCTCAGCATGCCTTATTACTGCTGCCTCCCTTCATGAAGACAAATTACTGAAGATTATTCTGCATTTGGTTTTAGAGTGAATACAATTAGACAAAAGCCTCAATGGAAATAGCTATCTGCTGCTGGATTGACATCTAAGAGAAGTGCCCTGAGTTAAGACAACTGTTGTATGTACACCTTTAGCTGCAAACAGACTTTGCCTTAGAGAGAAGCCCTCAAAATTCAATGCCCAGTGCTCGATGATTTCACTGTCACGCACATCTCCACAAACCCCACTCTCTGAATTTCAACTCCAAAAAATTTTTGAATACTCACATCCATTAAACAGAATCCTGTAAAAATACGTGTGTTGGACAGAAGTAGACCTATTCTTCAGTAGCAAGTTGGAGTAAGACTCTCGAAGGGCCACCAGCTACACTCTTCCAGTGAAAGGTCCTGCACCTGAAAAGGTCTTTCTCCTCTGTAATATTCCACTCAACAATAACCCTGTTTCcagaaaaaagattaaagttGTAGGTCCTGATTCATAAGTAGCTTAAGGGTTTTACGTAGTTTGTGAAATTCTCCAATTTCTAGTCACGACTCAGAGCAGTAATTACAGTAGAGCACCAGCTGGCAACTTCCATGTTTATTGGCCAGAACGTCAACATAGCTACCCACTTACACCAACTAACGGAACTAAATTTTAATGCTGCTTCACAGCATGTGTACTTGTCAAGCCATTAACCAACAgttctataaaatattttgatttacCTGAGGTTTCACAAAGAAGACTGTACAATTACATACAGTACATTTGGCATATATGTATCAAAATTCTTGTTggagaaataaattacaaacaATGGTACAAAGCCACTCCAAGACAACCTTTGTTCAACAAGAACGTGTGTgagttttacagttttattttttgtattgcTCTTACAGTAAGCAAACTATTTAGTTTATACAAAATAAACCTGTAGTTTtatatagtttaaaaaaatcatctttggCTAAACAAAGCTCCTcctatttttatacatatatttatatatatacaaacaTCAGATATTTTACAAGACCATGTAGGAAGCTGTACACATAGATACAATAAAGAGAACATTAACCAAGTTTCACACTTTACAAAAAAGGAATCCCAAGTCAGATTCAAAACGGTCAAACCCTGCCTCCCATCACCTATACAGATATGAAAGCAAGTAACACAGATAAGGAATAAACAACTTTGTAATAAAATACTGCCTGCCTTTTTTGATGCAGAGAGGAAGCATTTAAATGGAGAGAAGTGACTTCCCTCAGTGCCTTCAGTACTGTGCACATGTTGATCCATAAGGATATAGTTAAAAGAATACTCTTAGTAGAGTCCAACTTTTGCACAAATACGAACACTTCTCTGCAAACTTACTGTTCTTAAAACAGTTTCAGTTAGATTTAAATCTTCACCAAATTAACAATTGTCACAAATGTTTGTTAAGAACAAACACAGGCTGGTGCACCAATCCCCCACTGAAATcaccaggcactgccagcattAGCACAGAAGGTGAGATTTGAtcattaaaagcaaacatttcagaagcaaGCATTTAAGACGGAAGACTGCCAGAACTGACATCATCACCTACTCAAGTCATTCCTTGTAACAGTTTCCAGAGCACTACCTAAAATAAGGGCAATGCACTGTTTGGCAGCATGACAATCCATTCTGTAGGTCACATGTACAATACTCCAAAGTGGTCAGTGACAACAACATCACGGACAAATTATCTGATGGTTTATTAGAAAGAGAGGTCTGTCCCATCAGTTGGAGAGGGAACAAAAAAACATGCTGACATTGAAGAAATGGTCACTGGACTCTGAAAAAGAGCCAATTCAATCCAAGTTGAAAGACAATGCACTTTGGTGGGGCTATTAACTGAAGTCTAACTGAACTCAGCAGATGCTCTGACTGAATAAAGACTACAGCAATTCTGGTCCTCCATACAGAATAAAACCTCAAAAATCAAtgaactcattaaaaaaaacccttgcaacttccagggatgtttctcagagagaagaaaaaaaaaaaaacctttttagAAATTTGGGATAAAACAGCAGTGTGTATGAgatgtgtgtgtaaatatatatatatacacacacacacacactttagGTATGTTCTAGTAAAACTGGAAACAGTtataacagattttttaaaatagaacatAATGAATTTCTAATGTACTAAACAATTTGTAAAGATAGATGCAATTGCTGTCAAAACATGCCAAGTTGACAAGCTTTTGAAAACTGCTTGTTTTTACAGAgaagttttgtttctggttAGTAGCTACAAAGTCACACTTTATGAAACTGTAAAGGTCTGTctgtttctaaattaatttttaacagaaaatcaCTTCTcaatatttactctttttttaacaaaacagaatGTTTATTATGTTGAAGACCTTAACAAAGTACCTTTTCCAGATGTAATTTGGAATAGAAAAACATAATGGCCTTTGCGGAGTAGTGCTCATATGAAGTTAACACTTAAGCTACCCTGCACACCGACTATTCTGAAAACAGATTCTGTTAGATTTAACTCTCCAGTAAGTAAACAATCGTcacaaatatttgttaaaaacaaGCTGCAGGATCCACCTATTCCTGAGCAACAGAATTCAATTACTAGATAAGCAACTTCTGGAATCATTGCCCtgccttattttaaaagaacaagtCCTCACTTCTTAAAATATGTTCCACAGTCACAAAGATGACCTACCTGTCATTTTCCAGGATTATCTGCCAACTGGATTCCAAAGCACTCTCACTTTTTAAGATCAGAGTTCGACATCAGCACACACAGAACTTCTGTCAAGCGAAACAAGAGCCACCATTCCCACTCAACTGCTTGCCCTTGTCTCCACTCACAGAACACCTTTAACTAACAGGAGATGTCACCCACTTGAAATGATACTGCCCCATGCGCAGTGTCAAAGCCCTTTCTTCCCTAGCCACTTGGTTTGTGAAGTTCCCTCTGTGTTACCCTGTTAAAGAACGTCAGAGGAAACGCAGACAATAACTAACAGTGCACTGGATTTACCAAACTCAGTATTCTGACTTGGATACCACCCCATAATCCCATCATACGAATGCAGTGGCTCCAGTCCATCCCTGCAGGTAACAGCTACGCCCTGTAACCATGAAGCAACTTGGTTTGAGTCTACTTGCACTTGGATTTCTTGAACAGCTTCATTAACTGCTTGAATCTTTCTGAAACCTAAtggaggacaaaaaaaaaaaaaaaaaaaaaaagatacatcaTTAAGGCCCCAGACCCAGACTTCCACATCTACCAAGACAGATTGATCTgacatcaattttttttaagaccaCCACTATTTGCTTACAAGAAATTTTAGTAGGAGAATTTTAGGAGCACCAATAACAGATTAACTGGATCTAGAAGTCTTCCTACACCTTTCACACTTGAAATAGCTTCCAGGTTAATCAAGGAGAGCTAGAGCCAACACAGGTTTAACACAGGTTTCCCtacaaaaagagggaaaaaaatgaaggcttCAAAGACAATTAGCCTTGAATTTGCCATGTGTAACCATGAGTAAGATGCAAATGTAAAGACAAAAGCTTATTTTGTACACCACAAAAAGCACCGTTTATAGGTTATTTTCAACCCTCTTATACAATTATTGCTTCAGGTATTTTTGGCTCATCATGGAGTAATCTGCCCACCAGGGATTTTACATAACTGGTCTGTAGATCAGAGTAAAAAGTTTTTTCCTGAACATAGCTACAGCTGACATAGTGACCTCATTCAGCTCTAAGCTAGTGTTTCTTATTGCTATATACATATTGCTATAGCATATTGATGATCCACCAAACTAACTGGGAAGAGAGGCATAAATGCACAGATAACACTGTTTTATCCAACCAGCCACCCCAACAGCTtccaaaccccacaaaaacccTGCAGCCATACAAAACAACACTCTAAAAGCCAAATCCCAATCATGCAGGATTTCCTAATGGAGTCAAATGTGTTTCTCCCTTTCTAGATTTTCAGGATATAgattaagagaaaaattcaaCTTAAGTGTAAAGTTATATGCAAACCTCTGGAAATACTCTACATTAATTTGCTATCTGTGTCTTTTgaaactttttaattaaaaaatgaaagaaaaatgaaacatcttcattaaaaatgtcctttctgCACAACCCTGGTACTTTTTTTGAGCTCtaacttcaatttttttcctaatttattaAAGGTGTGCAAAGGCTTCAGGCCTCTCAAAATTGCCTTTCTTTATCTAAGTGCCGATCCAACAACAATCCCTTATGAGTGTAGCACTTTCAACACACCAATCAAACAAGTATTGAGGAATCCCCATAATACACCtataatgtgtatttttaagaagtaaCAACTGGCAgaatcagattattttttacaaGAATCCCCCAAAATGacatgaggaaaagaaaactacagATTTGCAGACAATCTCCAAAGATCTTTGTTCAACTACAATTGTCAGTGTAGGAATATTGCTGTTAGCAAACATAAGAATATCATCACCTACCTGATTTGGGCTTTTGTTTAGCCTAGTGgccaaggaaacaaaagtttTGCTTGATGGTCCTTTTTTCTGACATTCCAGTAAAATTTCTCGGTCATCATTTCTAGacaaaagtgaatttttaaaatattcatacatATAGTTGTGTACGTGCACACAAGCAAAATAATACATACAGGCCTATATAAAATTTGGAGTATTTCCAAACTACAGAATATGAATTCAAACAGCAGCAATGAATTTGTGGAGGATCCTTTCTTCTACCAGCACAGAGTAATAGAGTCAGTACAAACAAGTGGTAGTGGAGATTATGTTCCCATACTACGAAGAGCAGGATTGTTATAACAGTTAGCCCCAAACCAAAGTTAAAGAATTTTAAGCTTCTAAACCAGACATTTAAACTTGAATTGAGAGGAACTCAGATTCAACAGGGTCAGTAGTTCCAGGTGCACATGCCTCAGTTTGCATGGCTGAATAGCAGCTTTCACCTAAGGCCCACTGATGTTCAAAGATCAACCAGAGAGGCACTTGACTTCTCTAAGTGGCTTAATGTAATAAAGATACTCGGAGCACATCTACTGTTCAGATGAGaataaaaaatcagaagtcTATTCTGTAGTGTGTCACCAGTTTCCTGTTTGTCTCATCAACGATTTAGGCAAAATGTGTATAGacagtaattttatttgacTGAAACCTGTCATACTTcaataaattatatttcttttcttcaatttcaaagaaaaacgTAATGaccaattatttaaataaatgccttttttttctaaaagacaaacaaaagttcaaagataaataaaaagtgTGAAACCGAAAACCTGGTCATATTCATAAGGAAAACTGTAAGTCTCTTCCTACCTTTTTGGtgtgcatattaaaaaaaaatcacattagcttttgctgtcttttttccatgaaggagctgattttcttttaaaatgttacctAGAAACTAACTTTATATCCAAACTATAGTTTAGAAAGGTCTGTCCTGAAAAATTTTAGAACCCCCTTTATAAAGTGTTGATTGTATCAAGTTGTACCAAGAACAGCAAAACCTGCCAACTatagtttcttaaaaataagaatacaCGACGATAATTTTGCATGAATTATTGACATGTACAGCCACCTCACTTGTCACACACATCCTGCAAATTGGAGTACCTGAGTTGAATGGTTGACTAGTACATTTCCACATATTGAGCAGCTCAGACCCGAAAACAAAAAACTGTTTGCTCTCATGCCTTCCCTCAGAAGGGGAAATCTTTAGCTATTCTCCTTCACCAGTCACTGATGCCTCATAGGAACATCAAGGACCTCCATTCCCTACCAAGCCTGGCTGGAATTTTTGGACAGAAGAAATAAACTGCGCAGGGGAAATAACAAGAACAGACAGTGCATTACAGTAGGTCTTGTCACCTATGGCCCAtaactttcaaaacaaaagccagGAGGACTCTTACTTCGGGATATGTGGATAAGTGATGGACACCAATCTCCCAGAGCAATCCTGCATTGATAAAAGGAGGGTCCCATTCCACTTTTTAGAGAAGGGTGTAGCGCTACCAAATAACTTCAGTCATCAGCTAAATacccttttcttccctcttttcagTGTATAAGGTAGTTTAAAAAAGCCCTAAAGCAATCAAGCAGATCAAATCAGAAATTACCTTGTCCAGGATACTACtacttctcccttctttttaatgatgtttttgGCATAGAGGCTAGGTGATGATGGAGATGAACCCAAGGCAGAAGAGTCTTTGTTCTGCTGTAGCTCATTCTTCTTATTGGAACATTGTTTGGGTGATGAATTTCTATCTTCAGACCTGATATTACTTCCATCACTCCCCTCACCTGCTGATTCAGTTCCTTTTCGTTGCCTTTTTGAATCGGAATTCTCTTCTACggtctcttttttcctctttttactAGTTTTATCATCTATACTTATCTGGCACCCTCCATTAGTCTTTGAACTGGGTTTTGTTTCAAGATCACATTCCCCTCTTACAGTCTCATCAGAAAGCTCTTCTGTTAAGTCTACAGATGCATTGAAGCACTCTTCaagttcttcctttttatcACTGACTTCCGAGTTTCCTGTTGAAGTTTCCCGAGTCCCGTTATCTGCTCTGGATTTCACTGCATGACATGAAGTTCCATTAACAACACCATCTGTTATGTATGACTTCATATTGcatccagcaggaaaagaagcTTGAGATCTAACATGcatttcatttatgtttttgGATACTTGCAATTTGTGTGCctcagattgctcagagccttTATCTGGGCTTTCAGTGTCGTGGCTCTCTTTGTCTGAAGATTTTCTACGGGTCCCAAGCAACTCAgtactttcttcctttccaataCTATTGTGTGACTCCTTCAGAGGCTGAGCTAAGGTAGGATTTTGTTCTTGTTCAGCACTGACGTGAGGCAAGTGATCCATCTTAACCAGATCTGGTTTGACGGCTTCTTTCACGGTGGCACTCTGGCtgtccctttcttttcccccagttctcgtttctccttttccagtctTGGTTGAGGATGCCTGTGCCTCCTTCACTGGAGCCATCTGATCAGAAGCTGGTGAGACAGATGGCACTGCACGCCTAATCTTTACAATAAAATGATCATTGGATTTCTCCATGATTACTGCTTGCATTGGTAGGCTGGGGCGACACTGAAAACCAGGAGCAACAGGCCGACTTGTCCACGATGATGAACAACTTGATTTACTGCTTGAGTTATCAGATTCTAAAGCCAAATGAATGTCTTGTTCAGTGGCATCCTCCTCTCCAAGAAGTGCATCTTCGCTGTAATGTGCACTAACAACACCCTCTGGAGCTGAGCTAGAATTATTCTCAGGTTTtaggaagctgaggtgagcaTCTGATTTCAAAGGTGATGGAATCGTTAAGGAAACAGCCAAATCTTCAAGAAGGATAGAAGAAACACATGATTTATTCTTCTGCAAATTGCATTCATCTTCTTTGCACGAAGCCGAGTTTGTGGAAACCTCAAACATACAGCTCTCATCCAGCACATCTGGATCAACAGGCATCTGAGGCCTAGATGCTAGTGAGGGAGCTCTTACAGGTGAAACAACAGTCCAGCTAATACCCTCTTCCTGTTTACAATCCATGCATGCGTCCTTTGGAGCAATTTCTTGCTCTAGTTCAGCAGCATTATCCCTGCATTTATGACTGTctaaaaactgtttttctggtGTCCTGAATTCACACTCATTTCTGTTGATATTGccaccatttttttccaagagatcAGAGCCTTGCAAtaagcttttaaatatttcaccCATTTGAGCATCACTTACAAGATTAAATGTGAGACTGGACGCTTGTTGTTCTGTGAGAAGCTCATAACTAAGATCAGACTTGTTAGCATCTCTGGACAGTTGGAGTCCTTCCTTTTCATGTTTAACACCCTTCACTGGAGTAAGAGTGCTTTGTAAATTACTCTCTTTAGAGAGGTGAACTTTTGTTTGGGAACTTCTTGTGTTATCAATGGAGTTAAGACATTTTGTAAAGGCAGTTTTTGGTGTACCTGTCTTATTTTTCTCATGGTGACACTTAGGTTGTTGATAATCCACAGTTGCCTTTGAAATATATTCTTCGGGCTTTTGAGAACCATCTTTCAGGGACTTTTTTCTAGATCTCTGCACATCATTTTTATGACTGATcttgtggttttgctttccagctctTTCGAACTTCCCATCCTCACCCTCATTTCCCACATCACATAGCTTTATTATAATTCTCTTTATCTTTTCAAATAAGTAATCAAGCTGTTCATCTACAAATTTCCACAACTGTTTTTTCATATCTGACACTTGCTGTTCAAAAAGACGGTCCACTATTGCATTCTTTTTAACTTGTTTAAGTTTTGACTCTATAATATCACAGATATTCAATTTTAATGTATCACCTAATGCACATATCTTGGAAAAGTTCAAGTATCTTATTAATGCTGTAAAATTTATGATCCCagattctataattctgtgaaaatgcTGAACTGGGAAGTGTACTTTGAACTTCATATAACTTTTCCTCATCTGTTTTCGTATAGCTCTGAGCATCTGCATGATTTCTTGTATATTTGAAGGTTCAACAATAACATGAACTATTTTTTCAAGACAAGCAATGctcacagttttgtttttcctcatattcTTTGAAGATCTGAAGGTCTGATTTTTATGCCTCTCTCTGTTCTTTCGTGTGCTTACTTGCACAGAAACAAATTTTCCATTATCTTCATTGCAGTGcacagttttgctgttttgattCTGAGGACTGCTGGTCAAATTTCGTGTCTCAGAAGAAGCTTTTGGTCTCgacttttttgtattttcagagcCTCTCTCTggtttagatttttctttctcttcatcGCTACTCACAATTTCGCCTTCTTCTATTTCATCTGAAGAGATACTTAGCTGAGACTCCATCTCTAAGTGTTCATCAGACATACTAACtggcttttgattttctttgtttaccTCCTTTGACAAGTTCTTTGAGGGACAGATGACAACAGCACCTTCAGGAATTAAatctataaaaagaaaacagtttgcTAATCACCATAAAGAATGcaattttaaacagcattttcagaaagacCTGCAAGATTCTCTTCTGTAAACTGACTATTCAGAACTGTTTGTTTGAACTCGGGAAGCCTGAGCTATAACAAGTTTGGGTGGTTTGCTTCAGCAGTTTAAGGGATTTGAGCTTTAAGGGGCAAATTGAGCTTTATTTTGAGCAAATTTTGAGCTTTAAGGGGCCTCAACATTTCACCAAACACATGCGAACTATCT from Corvus cornix cornix isolate S_Up_H32 chromosome 3, ASM73873v5, whole genome shotgun sequence encodes:
- the CASP8AP2 gene encoding CASP8-associated protein 2 isoform X2 is translated as MAAAEASPFREGDESSVDIYDGLDSSVSVSDNFAPNTTPSRSSLNLFDEILIEEGTAKKASYDELQAEYGKCQQQIKELMKKFKEIQAQNIILQNENQALKKNISALIKTARVEINRKDEEISHLHQRLSEFPNHRRTYLPGSTKTKDSKFRPSDLGDNMKMEHRMKNDCSKDGYHSYSSHNTDSGKSGSEKRNTPFLLRHPPEELCSDGTHTCALSYDHTSSKESRKERKETKSNEQYSRGNVNKYKREVHQSTGNDGDSEEGNSDPQQKLKTLSEKASKNELQQKSQSMKLKCSPSVERRVERGVSSWEKQTAGKDRFQTRGELYADERLQSGLKKDIKTHDKGEKHAGQKNKPTEKLQEQPRRPGRGSSPHSKNEHSKTVHESRKCRVEESRKVKHIDCKRDRGTDDHISREGRTSPSNSSSREHKYARLKESSSRHEWETAHSKSERHRTEEKRKREREDQDENRHFRNEKKVAKEFSHQSVKDSKKGTDVTKSMRKKPCKLEETSRVADSLKNDKVPKTKGNRTGPKSKDLKLSFMEKLNLTLSPNKKQCLSAVGRLRKPSQKATDEGGTELTLQAELLDSAHPLDCGPTEHSHSALQVLDAAAQSNVEPSLPVSVSSENGALKVAAADPAQCEALPAVAADEPSSETFPEADVGQVQPQTLPEAAKVLVPDEMEAETPSEVAEACDPVELEASGKTAAVTGLNHPESLPLEVTGSMAECEELPVTEGEMQDGNVPAAEVAEPEPASASMGDLLESAAEKKEEDKIWVATDKESSADQCGSQNVVLDDSEARSSGDLESSGTADGISETKPDCLMEVVRDDDHVAAENVDCPMEEKSICEISISTSHLLDRTIITAKDEPLVDQNTCNLEPDLTDNSTATASSLSGEMCPITKEIETNPVSVDDDSSILSIDLNHLRYIPKAISPLNSPVRPLAKALKMEGPCKGLVKTYNKDLIPEGAVVICPSKNLSKEVNKENQKPVSMSDEHLEMESQLSISSDEIEEGEIVSSDEEKEKSKPERGSENTKKSRPKASSETRNLTSSPQNQNSKTVHCNEDNGKFVSVQVSTRKNRERHKNQTFRSSKNMRKNKTVSIACLEKIVHVIVEPSNIQEIMQMLRAIRKQMRKSYMKFKVHFPVQHFHRIIESGIINFTALIRYLNFSKICALGDTLKLNICDIIESKLKQVKKNAIVDRLFEQQVSDMKKQLWKFVDEQLDYLFEKIKRIIIKLCDVGNEGEDGKFERAGKQNHKISHKNDVQRSRKKSLKDGSQKPEEYISKATVDYQQPKCHHEKNKTGTPKTAFTKCLNSIDNTRSSQTKVHLSKESNLQSTLTPVKGVKHEKEGLQLSRDANKSDLSYELLTEQQASSLTFNLVSDAQMGEIFKSLLQGSDLLEKNGGNINRNECEFRTPEKQFLDSHKCRDNAAELEQEIAPKDACMDCKQEEGISWTVVSPVRAPSLASRPQMPVDPDVLDESCMFEVSTNSASCKEDECNLQKNKSCVSSILLEDLAVSLTIPSPLKSDAHLSFLKPENNSSSAPEGVVSAHYSEDALLGEEDATEQDIHLALESDNSSSKSSCSSSWTSRPVAPGFQCRPSLPMQAVIMEKSNDHFIVKIRRAVPSVSPASDQMAPVKEAQASSTKTGKGETRTGGKERDSQSATVKEAVKPDLVKMDHLPHVSAEQEQNPTLAQPLKESHNSIGKEESTELLGTRRKSSDKESHDTESPDKGSEQSEAHKLQVSKNINEMHVRSQASFPAGCNMKSYITDGVVNGTSCHAVKSRADNGTRETSTGNSEVSDKKEELEECFNASVDLTEELSDETVRGECDLETKPSSKTNGGCQISIDDKTSKKRKKETVEENSDSKRQRKGTESAGEGSDGSNIRSEDRNSSPKQCSNKKNELQQNKDSSALGSSPSSPSLYAKNIIKKKGEVVVSWTRNDDREILLECQKKGPSSKTFVSLATRLNKSPNQVSERFKQLMKLFKKSKCK